The Bradyrhizobium ottawaense genome window below encodes:
- a CDS encoding PepSY domain-containing protein, with amino-acid sequence MTTAKRWTSRLLVIALPALLIVAPARAIVTAGTPTALHSDTDGDAEADRQAVSREIERFRSSSISISQAMSIAEARHAGATTADVSFDGATRVPVYRVKTLHNDRIWRHTINATTGELVGGEAALPLTELDHEDRDNLAALGAIRHRLADAVRVAERAASGKAISGGLVRERGRLNFSIVVVSGDDLKEVTLEPPGARAK; translated from the coding sequence ATGACGACAGCCAAACGATGGACCTCGCGATTGCTTGTGATCGCCTTGCCTGCGCTGCTCATCGTCGCGCCTGCGCGGGCGATCGTGACCGCGGGTACGCCGACCGCCCTTCACAGCGACACAGATGGTGATGCCGAGGCCGACCGCCAAGCCGTCAGCCGTGAGATCGAGCGTTTCCGCAGCTCGTCGATCTCGATCAGCCAGGCCATGTCGATCGCCGAAGCCCGGCACGCCGGCGCCACCACGGCGGATGTGAGTTTCGACGGGGCCACCCGCGTGCCGGTGTATCGGGTGAAGACCCTGCACAACGACCGGATCTGGCGCCACACCATCAATGCCACGACCGGCGAGCTCGTCGGCGGCGAAGCCGCCCTCCCCCTCACTGAGCTCGACCACGAGGATCGCGACAACCTCGCAGCGCTCGGTGCGATCAGGCACCGCCTCGCCGATGCCGTGCGCGTCGCCGAACGCGCCGCCTCGGGCAAGGCGATCAGCGGCGGGCTGGTGCGCGAACGTGGCCGGCTGAACTTTTCGATCGTCGTCGTCAGCGGCGACGACCTCAAGGAGGTCACCCTCGAGCCGCCGGGCGCCAGGGCGAAATAG
- a CDS encoding aspartate-semialdehyde dehydrogenase: MEDKVSNDPVVAIVGVTGAVGAEFIATMDKRGFRVGKLKALASARSAGKTVSFRGQPVVIEELTERSFEGVDIALFSAGGSISKKYAPIAVKSGAVVVDNSSAFRMDPNVPLVIPEINANRIRDHKGIIANPNCAAITALVPLWPIHQKNRIKRVIISTYQAASGAGAAAMEELVESTRANLNGQVYTPKVMPHPYAFNLFNHNTAVDPDTGYNDEETKVIKETRKIFEDETIAIGVTCVRVPVLRAHCEAITFECEKEITEDQVRAIMARAPGVKVVDDRAKNYFPMPIDASGQDDVLVGRIRKDLSDPSGHSISMFVAADQLLKGAALNAVQIAELLPQRVMA; encoded by the coding sequence ATGGAGGACAAAGTGAGTAACGATCCCGTCGTCGCGATTGTCGGCGTCACCGGTGCGGTGGGCGCCGAATTCATCGCCACCATGGACAAGCGCGGCTTTCGCGTCGGCAAGCTCAAGGCGCTGGCCAGTGCCCGCTCGGCCGGCAAGACGGTGTCGTTCCGCGGCCAGCCGGTCGTGATCGAGGAGCTCACCGAGCGCTCCTTCGAAGGCGTCGATATCGCCCTGTTCTCCGCCGGCGGCAGCATCTCCAAGAAGTATGCGCCGATCGCGGTGAAGTCCGGCGCGGTCGTGGTCGACAATTCCTCCGCCTTCCGCATGGACCCGAACGTGCCGCTGGTGATCCCCGAGATCAACGCGAACCGCATCCGCGACCACAAGGGCATCATTGCCAACCCGAACTGCGCGGCGATTACCGCACTGGTGCCGCTGTGGCCGATCCACCAGAAGAACCGCATCAAGCGCGTGATCATCTCGACCTACCAGGCCGCTTCCGGCGCCGGCGCCGCCGCGATGGAGGAACTGGTCGAATCCACCCGCGCCAATCTCAACGGGCAGGTCTATACGCCGAAGGTGATGCCGCACCCCTACGCCTTCAATCTCTTCAACCACAACACCGCCGTCGACCCTGACACCGGCTACAACGACGAAGAGACCAAGGTCATCAAGGAGACCCGCAAGATCTTCGAGGACGAGACCATCGCGATTGGCGTCACCTGCGTGCGCGTGCCGGTGCTCCGCGCCCATTGCGAGGCCATCACCTTCGAATGCGAGAAGGAGATCACCGAGGACCAGGTCCGCGCCATCATGGCCCGGGCGCCCGGCGTGAAGGTCGTCGACGATCGCGCCAAGAACTACTTCCCGATGCCGATCGATGCCTCGGGCCAGGACGACGTCCTGGTCGGCCGCATCCGCAAGGATCTCAGCGATCCCTCCGGGCATTCGATCTCGATGTTCGTGGCGGCGGATCAGTTGCTCAAGGGCGCAGCGTTGAATGCGGTTCAGATCGCGGAGCTGTTGCCGCAGCGGGTGATGGCGTAA
- a CDS encoding peptidylprolyl isomerase: protein MIRILAVLAALLFAVPAVAQQLPANLDKANAIVIDTTKGRIVIKLRTDIAPQHAERIKQLAREGYYNNVPFHRVMDGFMAQTGDGQNFNGTGGSKYPNLKQEFSKVHFARGIVGMARRGDSVDSANSQFFIMFADGGSLDNQYTVIGEVVQGMDVVDKLKKAPPGSAGGAVTDPDKMVKVQVASDIK, encoded by the coding sequence ATGATCCGAATTCTCGCAGTTCTTGCCGCGCTTCTGTTCGCGGTGCCGGCGGTGGCGCAGCAATTGCCGGCCAACCTCGACAAGGCCAACGCCATCGTCATCGACACCACCAAGGGCCGCATCGTCATCAAGCTGCGCACCGATATCGCGCCCCAGCATGCCGAGCGCATCAAGCAGCTCGCGCGCGAGGGCTATTACAACAACGTGCCGTTCCATCGCGTCATGGACGGCTTCATGGCGCAGACCGGCGACGGCCAGAACTTCAACGGCACCGGCGGCTCGAAATATCCGAACCTGAAGCAGGAATTCTCCAAGGTGCATTTCGCCCGCGGCATCGTCGGCATGGCCCGGCGCGGCGACAGCGTCGACAGCGCCAACTCGCAGTTCTTCATCATGTTCGCCGACGGCGGCAGCCTCGATAACCAGTACACCGTGATCGGCGAGGTCGTGCAGGGCATGGACGTCGTCGACAAGCTGAAGAAGGCTCCTCCCGGCTCGGCCGGCGGCGCCGTGACCGATCCCGACAAGATGGTGAAGGTGCAGGTCGCCTCCGACATCAAATAG
- the queA gene encoding tRNA preQ1(34) S-adenosylmethionine ribosyltransferase-isomerase QueA has product MRTDLFDFDLPAERIALRPASPRDSAKMLVVESGALRDQTIADLAQWLKPGDQLVVNDTKVIAAQLKGRRIGRETEPKIEATLIKRLDGSRWQALVKPAKKLTAGDRIRFGNEGKVCLLGHLDAEVEAKGLEGEVTLSFSFHGPALDQAIAELGSPPLPPYIASKRTPDDQDLADYQTMFAVNEGAVAAPTAGLHFTPALEQALRARGVDINQVTLHVGAGTFLPVKVEDTEGHKMHAEWGTISAETAERLNSARKNGGRIIAVGTTSLRLLESAASEDGTIQPFAAETSIFITPGYRFRAVDILMTNFHLPKSTLFMLVSAFSGLETMKAAYAHAIASGYRFYSYGDACLLFRSRG; this is encoded by the coding sequence ATGCGCACCGATCTGTTCGATTTCGACCTGCCCGCCGAGCGCATCGCGTTGCGCCCGGCGAGCCCGCGCGACTCCGCGAAGATGCTGGTCGTGGAGAGCGGCGCGCTGCGCGACCAGACCATCGCCGACCTCGCACAATGGCTGAAGCCGGGCGACCAGCTCGTCGTCAACGACACCAAGGTGATCGCGGCGCAATTGAAGGGCCGCCGCATCGGCCGCGAGACCGAGCCGAAGATCGAGGCGACCCTGATCAAGCGGCTCGACGGCTCGCGCTGGCAGGCGCTCGTGAAGCCTGCGAAGAAGCTCACAGCTGGCGACCGCATCCGCTTCGGCAATGAAGGCAAGGTCTGCCTGCTCGGCCATCTCGATGCCGAGGTCGAGGCCAAGGGCCTCGAGGGCGAGGTGACGCTGTCGTTCTCGTTCCACGGCCCGGCGCTGGATCAGGCCATCGCCGAGCTCGGCAGCCCGCCGCTGCCGCCCTACATCGCCTCCAAGCGCACGCCCGACGATCAGGACCTCGCCGACTACCAGACCATGTTCGCCGTGAACGAAGGCGCGGTCGCCGCGCCGACCGCTGGATTGCATTTCACCCCGGCGCTGGAGCAGGCGCTGCGCGCGCGTGGCGTCGACATCAACCAGGTCACGCTGCATGTCGGGGCAGGTACGTTCCTGCCGGTGAAGGTAGAGGACACCGAAGGCCACAAGATGCATGCCGAGTGGGGCACGATCTCGGCCGAGACGGCGGAACGGCTCAACAGCGCGCGGAAAAATGGTGGCCGCATCATCGCCGTCGGCACCACGTCATTGCGCTTGCTCGAGAGCGCGGCGAGCGAAGACGGCACCATCCAGCCCTTCGCGGCCGAGACCTCGATCTTCATCACGCCCGGCTATCGCTTCCGCGCGGTCGATATTTTGATGACGAATTTCCATTTGCCGAAGTCGACGCTGTTCATGCTGGTGTCGGCGTTTTCGGGGCTGGAGACGATGAAGGCGGCGTATGCTCATGCGATTGCGAGCGGGTACCGGTTTTATTCGTATGGCGATGCGTGCTTGCTCTTCAGGTCGCGCGGCTAA
- the tgt gene encoding tRNA guanosine(34) transglycosylase Tgt, which produces MNPDNDLPNHFELLGTDGAARTGRLTTPHGVVRTPAFMPVGTAGAMKGMHWREVRDAGADIVLGNTYHLMLRPSAERIAGLGGLQRFTGWNGPMLTDSGGFQVMSLSDLRKVTENAVTFRSHIDGAKVELSPERSIEVQRLLGSDIAMQMDECVRLPAERADIERAMQLSLRWAERSKRAFESAPDGYMLFGIVQGGDIPQLRHESARGLVATGFHGYAIGGLAVGEPQAVMLAMIDETAPLLPKERPRYLMGVGTPDDILEAVKRGIDMFDCVMPTRNGRHGVAFTRFGQVNLRNARHADDPRPLDEESSWPSARNCARAYLHHLVKAGETLGAMLLSEINIAYYQFLMQGIRDAIAQGRFDEFYQRTRADWARGDIAPR; this is translated from the coding sequence ATGAATCCCGACAACGATCTTCCCAATCACTTTGAATTGCTCGGCACTGATGGCGCCGCGCGGACCGGGCGCCTGACCACGCCTCACGGCGTGGTGCGCACGCCCGCCTTCATGCCGGTCGGCACCGCCGGCGCCATGAAGGGCATGCACTGGCGCGAGGTGCGCGATGCCGGCGCCGACATCGTGCTTGGCAACACCTATCACCTGATGCTGCGTCCGAGCGCCGAGCGGATCGCCGGCCTCGGCGGCCTGCAGCGGTTCACCGGCTGGAACGGGCCGATGCTGACGGATTCCGGCGGTTTCCAGGTGATGTCGCTGTCGGACTTGCGAAAGGTCACCGAGAACGCCGTCACCTTCCGCTCGCATATCGACGGTGCCAAGGTCGAGCTGTCGCCGGAGCGCTCGATCGAGGTGCAGCGCTTGCTCGGCTCCGATATCGCCATGCAGATGGACGAATGCGTGCGGCTGCCGGCCGAGCGCGCCGACATCGAGCGCGCGATGCAATTGTCGCTGCGCTGGGCCGAGCGAAGCAAGCGCGCCTTCGAGAGCGCCCCCGACGGCTATATGCTGTTCGGCATCGTGCAGGGCGGCGACATCCCGCAGCTTCGCCACGAGAGCGCGCGAGGTCTCGTCGCGACCGGTTTCCACGGCTATGCAATCGGCGGCCTTGCCGTCGGCGAGCCGCAGGCGGTGATGCTGGCGATGATCGACGAGACCGCACCATTGCTGCCGAAAGAGCGCCCGCGCTATCTGATGGGCGTCGGGACGCCCGACGACATCCTCGAAGCCGTCAAGCGCGGCATCGACATGTTCGATTGCGTGATGCCGACGCGCAATGGCCGGCACGGTGTCGCCTTCACGCGCTTCGGCCAGGTGAATTTGCGCAATGCGCGCCACGCCGACGATCCGCGTCCGCTGGATGAGGAGAGCTCATGGCCGTCGGCGCGCAACTGCGCGCGCGCCTATCTGCACCATCTCGTCAAGGCGGGCGAGACGCTGGGCGCGATGCTGCTGTCCGAAATCAATATCGCTTACTACCAGTTCCTGATGCAGGGCATCAGGGACGCGATCGCGCAGGGAAGGTTCGACGAGTTCTACCAGCGTACGCGCGCGGACTGGGCGAGGGGCGATATCGCCCCGCGCTAG
- a CDS encoding patatin-like phospholipase family protein, with product MRDRQPPTMPFASCSTDVAGRPHDWIRQTGGRLAGFLLLACSLVLGACTSLPRTPYTAAEASTSRVLEIDGLRRYADEPITKFSFEKDTSTATKSYLALSGGGADGAYGVGVLNGWTAARTRPTFSVVSGVSTGGLIAPFAFLGSQYDDTLKEVYTSGIAETLLNDPSIMRVLFGSGLFGNTRLRELVARYVGPEIMAQVARENAKGRKLLVVTTDLDTQRTAIWDMGKIAAVGTPEALKLFRDVMAASASIPLVFPPIMIDAEGQGRKFQEMHVDGGVTAPVLTLPEALLFQGNRLPGNAKMDIYILVNKKIERNFELVSNGTIDVASRSLSAITQSQTRSIIFSTYDFAKRNRLGFHLSYIAREYPAPPSEGFDTGYMRALYQYGYDKAAAGQAWSSTVP from the coding sequence ATGCGTGATCGCCAGCCACCGACAATGCCCTTCGCTTCCTGTTCGACTGATGTCGCCGGCCGCCCGCATGACTGGATCAGGCAGACAGGCGGCCGCCTGGCCGGATTTCTGCTCCTGGCGTGCAGCCTGGTGCTCGGCGCCTGTACCTCGCTGCCCCGCACGCCTTATACGGCCGCAGAAGCCAGCACCTCGCGCGTGCTCGAGATCGACGGCCTCAGGCGCTACGCCGACGAGCCCATCACGAAATTCAGCTTCGAGAAGGACACCAGCACCGCGACGAAGTCCTATCTGGCGCTCTCCGGCGGCGGCGCCGACGGCGCCTACGGCGTCGGCGTGCTCAACGGCTGGACCGCGGCCAGAACCCGCCCCACCTTCTCCGTCGTCTCGGGCGTGAGCACGGGCGGCCTGATCGCGCCGTTTGCGTTTCTGGGCTCGCAATACGACGACACGCTGAAGGAGGTCTATACCAGCGGCATCGCCGAGACCCTGTTGAATGATCCCAGCATCATGCGCGTGCTGTTCGGATCCGGCCTGTTCGGCAACACGAGGCTGCGCGAGCTCGTCGCCCGCTATGTCGGGCCGGAGATCATGGCGCAAGTCGCGCGCGAGAATGCCAAGGGCCGGAAGCTTCTGGTGGTGACGACCGATCTCGATACCCAGCGCACCGCGATCTGGGACATGGGCAAGATCGCCGCGGTCGGCACACCCGAGGCGCTCAAACTGTTTCGCGACGTGATGGCGGCCTCCGCCAGCATTCCCCTGGTATTTCCGCCGATCATGATCGACGCCGAGGGCCAGGGCCGCAAGTTTCAGGAGATGCATGTCGACGGCGGCGTGACCGCGCCGGTGCTGACGCTGCCGGAAGCCCTGCTGTTCCAGGGCAACCGTCTGCCGGGCAACGCGAAGATGGACATCTACATCCTCGTCAACAAGAAGATCGAACGCAATTTCGAGCTGGTCTCCAATGGCACCATCGATGTCGCCTCGCGCAGCCTGTCGGCGATCACCCAGTCGCAGACGCGCTCGATCATCTTCTCGACCTATGATTTCGCCAAGCGCAACCGCCTCGGCTTCCACCTCTCCTACATCGCGCGCGAGTATCCGGCGCCGCCGTCGGAAGGGTTCGACACCGGCTATATGCGGGCGCTCTATCAATACGGTTATGACAAGGCCGCTGCCGGTCAGGCCTGGAGCTCGACAGTGCCGTGA
- the coaD gene encoding pantetheine-phosphate adenylyltransferase, with amino-acid sequence MPRIAFYPGSFDPITNGHLDVVRHSVSLCDRLVVAIGVHPGKKPLFSTEERLQMLHDVCGPLAAKAGCVLEAVTFDDLSVTAARKHGATIMIRGLRDGSDLDYEMQLAGMNEAMAPEVHTVFLPASPMVRPITATLVRQIAGMGGDVSAFVPPQVVAQLKAKFAA; translated from the coding sequence ATGCCGCGCATTGCCTTCTATCCCGGTTCCTTCGACCCCATTACCAACGGCCATCTGGACGTGGTCCGGCACAGCGTTTCCCTGTGCGACCGGCTCGTGGTCGCGATCGGGGTCCATCCCGGCAAGAAGCCGCTGTTCTCGACCGAGGAGCGGCTGCAGATGCTCCATGACGTCTGCGGGCCGCTGGCCGCCAAGGCTGGTTGCGTGCTCGAAGCTGTGACGTTTGACGATTTGTCGGTCACGGCGGCGCGCAAGCACGGTGCGACGATCATGATTCGGGGCCTGCGTGACGGCAGCGATCTCGACTACGAGATGCAGCTCGCCGGCATGAACGAAGCGATGGCGCCGGAGGTGCACACGGTCTTCCTGCCGGCCTCTCCCATGGTTCGCCCGATCACCGCCACTTTGGTGCGGCAGATCGCCGGCATGGGCGGGGACGTCTCGGCCTTCGTCCCGCCGCAGGTCGTGGCCCAGCTCAAGGCAAAATTCGCCGCATAA
- a CDS encoding potassium transporter Kup: protein MTMGALGVVYGDIGTSPLYALKEAAKAAAHGGTLSHDAVLGIASLILWALLLIISLKYALLILRADNRGEGGIVALLALLHARHAQPGTWRAHLLVVGLVGAALLYGDGAITPAISVLSAIEGLKVDAPSLAPAVVPVTVAILIGLFMMQKQGTGFIGRIFGPVMLAWFVVLAALGIHGIVKAPAVLVALSPLYAFDFLIHQDFHISFGILGAAFLAVTGGEAMYADMGHFGRLPIRLAWFAICLPALVLNYFGQAALLITDPAMIENPFFQLCPDALHYLLVAFSTVATVIASQAIISGVFSLTQQSIQLGFLPRMLIRHTTSDAIGQIYVPLVNWLLAAATLGAVLSFGTSDALAGAYGIAVSLLMAITTLLAALVAIQWGYSPWLVVAVNGAFFVIDVIFFSANSIKLFEGGWFPLLLAGLVAFLMLTWRAGVKLVEAARGRLRQPEEDLIETAVNKCSARLPGTAVFLASAPRGVPLALTQFVRHNRVLHERVLLVTVLIEELPHIADEERGEVIEIIPGITRVILHYGFMQNPTIYEGLNLVCRQSKLPGIDLSDITYYVGRETIIPSEDIPGMWVWREGVFAFLQRNAERSAAFFGVPTKQVVEFGTELEI from the coding sequence ATGACCATGGGCGCCCTCGGGGTGGTCTATGGCGATATCGGTACAAGCCCGCTCTATGCCCTGAAGGAAGCCGCCAAGGCGGCTGCCCATGGCGGCACACTCAGTCACGACGCTGTCCTGGGGATTGCCTCGCTGATCCTCTGGGCCCTGCTGCTCATCATCTCGCTGAAATATGCGCTGCTGATCCTTCGCGCGGACAATCGCGGCGAAGGCGGCATCGTCGCGCTGCTGGCGCTGCTCCATGCCCGCCACGCCCAGCCGGGCACATGGCGCGCCCACCTCCTGGTGGTCGGGCTCGTCGGCGCGGCGCTGCTCTATGGCGACGGCGCGATCACGCCGGCCATCTCGGTGCTCTCGGCCATCGAGGGCCTCAAGGTCGACGCCCCCTCGCTTGCGCCGGCCGTGGTGCCCGTGACCGTCGCCATCCTGATCGGCCTGTTCATGATGCAGAAGCAGGGCACCGGCTTCATCGGCCGCATCTTCGGGCCGGTGATGCTGGCCTGGTTCGTCGTGCTCGCGGCGCTCGGCATCCACGGCATCGTCAAGGCGCCGGCGGTGCTGGTGGCGCTCAGCCCGCTCTACGCCTTCGACTTCCTGATCCACCAGGATTTCCACATCTCGTTCGGAATTCTCGGCGCGGCCTTTCTCGCGGTGACCGGCGGCGAGGCCATGTATGCCGACATGGGACATTTCGGCCGCCTGCCGATCCGCCTCGCCTGGTTCGCCATCTGCCTGCCCGCGCTGGTGCTGAACTATTTCGGCCAGGCCGCGCTCTTGATCACCGATCCCGCGATGATCGAGAACCCCTTCTTCCAGCTCTGCCCCGACGCCCTGCACTATCTGCTGGTCGCATTCTCGACGGTCGCGACCGTGATCGCCTCGCAGGCGATCATCTCCGGCGTGTTCTCGCTGACCCAGCAGTCGATCCAGCTCGGCTTCCTGCCGCGCATGCTGATCCGTCACACCACGAGCGACGCGATCGGCCAGATCTACGTGCCCCTGGTGAACTGGCTGCTTGCGGCTGCGACGCTCGGGGCGGTCCTGAGCTTCGGCACGTCGGACGCGCTTGCCGGCGCCTACGGCATCGCGGTGTCGCTGCTGATGGCGATCACGACGCTGCTCGCCGCGCTGGTCGCGATCCAGTGGGGCTATTCGCCCTGGCTGGTGGTGGCCGTGAACGGCGCCTTCTTCGTCATCGACGTGATCTTCTTCTCGGCCAACTCGATCAAGCTGTTCGAGGGCGGCTGGTTTCCGCTGCTGCTCGCCGGCCTCGTCGCCTTCCTGATGCTGACCTGGCGCGCCGGCGTGAAGCTGGTCGAGGCCGCGAGGGGCCGGCTGCGGCAGCCCGAGGAAGATCTGATCGAGACCGCCGTGAACAAGTGCAGCGCAAGGCTGCCCGGCACCGCCGTGTTCCTGGCCTCCGCACCGCGCGGCGTGCCGCTCGCGCTCACCCAGTTCGTCAGGCACAACCGCGTGCTGCACGAACGCGTGCTGCTGGTCACCGTGCTGATCGAGGAGCTGCCGCACATCGCGGACGAAGAACGCGGCGAGGTGATCGAGATCATTCCCGGCATCACCCGCGTGATCCTGCATTACGGCTTCATGCAGAACCCGACGATCTATGAAGGCTTGAATCTCGTCTGCCGCCAGAGCAAGCTGCCCGGCATCGACCTCTCCGACATCACCTATTATGTCGGCCGCGAGACCATCATTCCCAGCGAGGACATTCCGGGCATGTGGGTCTGGCGCGAAGGCGTGTTCGCCTTCCTCCAGCGCAACGCCGAACGCTCGGCCGCGTTCTTCGGCGTGCCTACCAAGCAGGTGGTGGAGTTCGGCACGGAGCTGGAGATTTAG
- a CDS encoding peptidylprolyl isomerase: MSATENTLILETTQGPVTIEMRPDLAPGHVARIKELVREGFYDGIVFHRVIDGFMAQTGCPQGTGTGGSGKKLKAEFNKEPHVRGTTSMARAASPDSGDSQFFICFDDARFLDNQYTVWGKVTEGMENVDKIKRGEPVQNPDKIVKARMAADAE, encoded by the coding sequence ATGAGCGCCACCGAAAACACCCTGATCCTCGAGACCACCCAGGGCCCGGTCACCATCGAGATGCGGCCCGACCTCGCGCCCGGCCATGTCGCGCGCATCAAGGAACTGGTCCGGGAGGGCTTCTACGACGGCATCGTGTTCCACCGCGTGATCGACGGCTTCATGGCGCAGACCGGCTGCCCGCAGGGCACCGGCACCGGCGGCTCGGGCAAGAAGCTGAAGGCCGAGTTCAACAAGGAGCCGCATGTGCGCGGCACCACCTCGATGGCGCGCGCCGCGAGCCCGGATTCCGGCGATAGCCAGTTCTTCATCTGCTTCGACGACGCCCGCTTCCTCGACAACCAGTACACGGTGTGGGGCAAAGTCACCGAAGGCATGGAGAACGTCGACAAGATCAAGCGCGGCGAGCCGGTGCAGAACCCCGACAAGATCGTCAAGGCGCGGATGGCCGCGGACGCTGAGTAA
- a CDS encoding TetR/AcrR family transcriptional regulator produces MGLTATRTRPAGPRREVPKSRGGRPTKTAAIERDLRLIEVATRLFLDRGFDATSLDAVAEAARVSKPTVYSRYGDKRGLFAAVLRREIARWLAPLSAAAETQLSSASDISVEQRLVEIGREMLTFTCGPDAVAFSRMMTSQAINFPDVAKLGKEEGWMKAVATTARFFDRLVAQGALDIEDTTIAAEVFLDVVVGHTHRMATFGTALELKAAEKRMRTAIKLFLAGALGPADRVQSTTKASSRRRPPR; encoded by the coding sequence ATGGGATTGACTGCGACCAGGACGAGACCGGCAGGGCCGCGGCGCGAAGTGCCGAAATCCCGCGGCGGCCGGCCGACGAAAACCGCCGCCATCGAGCGCGACCTGCGGCTGATCGAGGTCGCCACCCGCCTGTTCCTGGACCGCGGCTTCGACGCCACCTCGCTGGACGCGGTCGCGGAAGCGGCCCGGGTCAGCAAGCCCACCGTCTATTCCCGCTACGGCGACAAGCGCGGCCTGTTTGCCGCCGTGCTGAGACGCGAGATCGCGCGCTGGCTTGCCCCATTGTCGGCCGCCGCCGAGACGCAGCTCTCCAGCGCCTCCGACATCTCGGTCGAGCAGCGGCTGGTCGAGATCGGGCGCGAGATGCTGACATTCACCTGCGGACCCGACGCTGTCGCCTTCAGCCGCATGATGACGTCACAGGCCATCAACTTCCCCGACGTTGCCAAGCTCGGCAAGGAGGAAGGCTGGATGAAAGCCGTCGCCACCACGGCACGTTTCTTCGACCGTCTGGTGGCGCAAGGCGCGCTCGACATCGAGGACACCACAATTGCCGCCGAGGTGTTTCTCGACGTGGTCGTCGGTCACACCCACCGCATGGCGACGTTCGGGACTGCGCTCGAATTGAAGGCCGCCGAAAAGCGGATGCGCACCGCCATCAAGCTGTTCCTCGCCGGGGCGCTAGGACCTGCCGACCGCGTCCAAAGCACCACCAAAGCCTCGTCGCGGCGACGCCCCCCGCGCTGA